Proteins co-encoded in one Thermodesulfobacteriota bacterium genomic window:
- a CDS encoding bacterioferritin, protein MSSKVIDLLNAARSRELHAIAQYMAQHYELEDQDFGKLASKFKEIAIQEMKHAEKLAERILFLKGEPTSKPDDTPKKGQTIPQMLETNMALEAQAMKMYNEAAVVCASEKDHISKEIFEELLKDEEEHYNYFDNVKDHIDKLGAPYLATLTG, encoded by the coding sequence ATGAGCAGCAAGGTGATCGATCTGTTGAATGCGGCGAGGTCGCGAGAACTCCATGCCATCGCCCAGTACATGGCCCAACACTACGAGCTGGAAGACCAGGACTTCGGGAAGCTGGCCTCCAAGTTCAAGGAGATCGCCATCCAGGAGATGAAACATGCGGAGAAGCTGGCCGAAAGGATCCTCTTCTTAAAAGGCGAGCCCACGTCCAAACCGGACGATACGCCCAAAAAGGGGCAGACCATTCCCCAAATGCTCGAGACGAACATGGCCCTGGAGGCCCAGGCCATGAAGATGTACAACGAGGCCGCGGTCGTCTGTGCCTCTGAAAAGGATCATATCTCTAAGGAGATCTTCGAGGAACTCCTCAAGGATGAGGAGGAGCATTACAATTACTTCGACAATGTGAAGGATCACATCGACAAGTTGGGAGCCCCCTATCTCGCCACCCTGACGGGCTGA
- a CDS encoding YeeE/YedE thiosulfate transporter family protein, whose translation MGQLVLGLITGILFGFLLQKGQALRYDRQIGVLLLRDFTILKIMVSAVLVGMVGVYFFVDMGWGKLSVKPLVLGANVIGGLLFGLGWGLLGYCPGTAVGATGEGRWDAFWGGVLGMLVGAGLFAEAYPLVKDSLLKWGDHGKMTLPKLLGIHHWVLIPILWALLLSLLLLIEKKKA comes from the coding sequence ATGGGACAGCTTGTACTGGGACTGATCACCGGCATCCTCTTCGGGTTCCTCCTTCAGAAGGGACAAGCCTTGAGATATGACCGACAGATCGGAGTCCTCCTGTTGCGGGACTTTACCATCCTCAAAATCATGGTCAGTGCGGTCCTGGTCGGGATGGTGGGCGTTTACTTCTTCGTGGATATGGGGTGGGGGAAGCTGAGCGTCAAGCCCCTCGTCTTGGGTGCCAACGTCATCGGAGGCCTTCTCTTCGGCCTGGGATGGGGCCTTCTCGGCTACTGCCCGGGAACCGCAGTGGGTGCGACGGGCGAAGGCAGGTGGGATGCCTTCTGGGGAGGGGTCCTCGGGATGCTCGTAGGGGCCGGCCTCTTCGCGGAGGCCTATCCCCTGGTGAAAGACAGCTTGCTGAAATGGGGCGATCACGGGAAGATGACCCTGCCCAAACTTCTGGGGATCCACCACTGGGTCCTCATCCCGATCCTCTGGGCCCTCCTGTTAAGCCTCCTCCTCCTGATCGAAAAGAAGAAGGCATGA
- a CDS encoding YeeE/YedE family protein, producing the protein MNFLKKPQWSPYLTGALLGLLTWFSVLTAGKYLGVSTTFVRTVGMIESLFVPGHVATAPYFKEIKPIIDWQWMEVLGILIGAFLAAKLSGEFKSRFVPPTWERRFGPKRFKRGVVAFLGGVILMFGARMADGUPSGHGISGSLQLAVSGWLALVFFFIGGLLSARLLYGKGGK; encoded by the coding sequence ATGAACTTTCTTAAAAAACCTCAATGGTCGCCCTATCTCACCGGCGCCTTGCTGGGATTATTGACCTGGTTTTCTGTCCTGACCGCGGGAAAGTACCTCGGCGTCTCGACCACCTTTGTCCGCACCGTCGGGATGATCGAGAGCCTCTTCGTGCCGGGGCACGTGGCCACGGCCCCTTACTTTAAGGAGATCAAGCCGATCATCGATTGGCAGTGGATGGAGGTCCTTGGGATCCTCATCGGCGCCTTCCTCGCAGCGAAGCTCTCGGGGGAATTTAAAAGCAGGTTCGTCCCCCCCACCTGGGAGAGACGGTTCGGGCCAAAACGTTTCAAAAGGGGGGTCGTCGCCTTCTTGGGAGGGGTGATCCTGATGTTCGGAGCTCGGATGGCCGATGGCTGACCGAGCGGCCACGGGATCAGCGGTTCGCTGCAACTGGCCGTGAGCGGTTGGCTCGCCCTCGTCTTCTTCTTTATTGGAGGCCTCCTCTCCGCACGCCTCCTTTATGGGAAAGGAGGAAAGTAA